In Arthrobacter sp. MN05-02, one genomic interval encodes:
- the paaD gene encoding phenylacetic acid degradation protein PaaD: protein MPHTHPILEQDRASEWLGIDVDRAVFGEAQISMTIREEMVNGFGMAHGGIIFAFADTCFALACNDPEGDRDGDAATITVASGADINFVAPAFEGQILTAVGREVSRSGRSGIYDIRVTVGSTLIAEFRGRSRTIPKPPRG, encoded by the coding sequence ATGCCGCACACCCACCCGATCCTCGAGCAGGACCGAGCCTCCGAGTGGCTCGGCATCGACGTCGACCGGGCCGTGTTCGGTGAGGCGCAGATCTCCATGACCATCCGCGAGGAGATGGTGAACGGCTTCGGCATGGCCCACGGCGGCATTATCTTCGCCTTCGCCGACACGTGCTTCGCCCTCGCCTGCAACGACCCGGAGGGCGACCGCGACGGTGATGCCGCGACCATCACGGTGGCCTCCGGAGCCGACATCAACTTCGTGGCACCCGCATTCGAGGGCCAGATCCTGACGGCCGTCGGCAGGGAGGTGAGCCGGAGCGGCCGGAGCGGGATCTACGACATCCGCGTCACTGTCGGCTCCACCCTGATCGCCGAGTTCCGGGGCCGCAGCCGGACCATCCCGAAGCCCCCGCGCGGCTGA
- a CDS encoding serine proteinase inhibitor, translating to MGTPHEGERMDHQPEQQPEPAGRTVHDGDRFTEAQDALLRSSFRLGAAMTTDPDANQVTSPLGALYALSMLRAGAGSTTAAEMDAVLGLPAEHHGAMNALLARVEGFDGDPGSVDEEDPPERPLLHLANAVFVPEGGTTGERFLDTLARHYGAGVHAVDFADPSTAARIDDWVSRETGGRIGKAPLEVGAGTTLSLLTTVYFAAAWDEPFDPSGTYDQDFLLDDGSRVDVPMMHGTRTVRYIEADGWTGLDLPYGEGFFLRLLLPGEGSSARWTGQELLDMAGLLDAAEDVRVDVSLPRWDHGFDVDLVESLADVGLSESFGSDADFRAIRPGSVVGGAAQVATITVAEKGTIAAAVTQFAMVTSAPTPAEVRISFDRPFGYQIIHEDTGLPLFLGTVSDPR from the coding sequence GTGGGGACACCACACGAGGGGGAGCGCATGGACCATCAGCCCGAGCAGCAGCCGGAGCCCGCCGGTCGGACCGTTCACGACGGGGACCGCTTCACCGAGGCGCAGGACGCCCTCCTGCGATCGTCCTTCCGCCTCGGTGCCGCGATGACCACCGATCCCGACGCCAACCAGGTCACCAGCCCGCTCGGTGCCCTCTACGCCCTGTCCATGCTGCGGGCCGGAGCCGGGAGCACGACGGCCGCGGAGATGGACGCCGTGCTCGGGCTGCCGGCCGAGCACCACGGGGCGATGAACGCCCTCCTGGCACGCGTTGAGGGTTTCGACGGTGATCCGGGGAGCGTCGACGAGGAGGATCCGCCCGAGAGACCCCTGCTGCATCTCGCGAATGCGGTGTTCGTCCCCGAGGGCGGAACGACCGGCGAGCGTTTCCTCGACACGCTCGCGCGACACTACGGCGCAGGCGTCCATGCCGTGGATTTCGCGGACCCGTCGACGGCGGCACGCATCGACGACTGGGTGTCGAGGGAGACGGGCGGACGGATCGGGAAGGCCCCGCTCGAGGTCGGCGCGGGCACGACGCTGTCCCTGCTCACCACCGTCTACTTCGCGGCGGCCTGGGACGAGCCCTTCGATCCTTCCGGCACCTACGACCAGGACTTCCTGCTGGACGACGGCAGCAGGGTGGACGTCCCGATGATGCACGGGACGCGGACGGTGCGGTACATCGAGGCGGACGGCTGGACCGGGCTCGACCTGCCCTATGGCGAAGGCTTCTTCCTGCGGCTCCTCCTGCCCGGGGAAGGATCGTCGGCGCGGTGGACCGGACAGGAGTTGCTCGACATGGCCGGCCTGCTCGATGCAGCCGAGGACGTGCGGGTGGACGTGTCGCTGCCGAGGTGGGACCACGGGTTCGACGTGGACCTCGTGGAGTCGCTGGCCGATGTCGGACTCTCCGAGTCCTTCGGGTCCGACGCGGACTTCCGTGCCATCCGGCCGGGCTCGGTCGTCGGGGGCGCTGCCCAGGTGGCCACCATCACCGTAGCGGAGAAGGGGACGATCGCGGCCGCGGTGACGCAGTTCGCGATGGTGACGAGCGCTCCGACGCCGGCCGAGGTGAGAATCTCCTTCGACCGGCCCTTCGGGTACCAGATCATCCACGAGGACACGGGCCTGCCGCTGTTCCTGGGGACGGTCTCCGATCCGCGCTAG
- a CDS encoding methylmalonyl-CoA carboxyltransferase, with the protein MHQDLQPDLTTTAGKLADFRRRKALSEQPSGPEAIEKQHERGKNTARERIDLLVDEGSFVEFDALAVHRSTAFGMERKKPLGDGVVSGYATVDGRLIAVYSQDFSVYGGSLSQVNGEKIVKVQEFALRNGCPVVGINDGGGARIQEGVASLAMFADIFRNNVHASGVVPQISLIMGPCAGGAAYSPALTDVVVMVDKTSHMFITGPDVIKTVTGEDVDMETLGGARQHNTTTGTSAYLATDEADAIGFVRELLDFLPSNNLAEAPLTAFVEEPDITDEDLALDDLIPDAANQPYDMHAVIAAVVDDGHFLELQALYAPNVVTGYARVEGHTIGIVANQPLQFAGTLDINASEKAARFVRHCDAFNIPILTLVDVPGFLPGKDQEFQGIIRRGAKLLYAYAEATVPKLTVITRKAYGGAYIVMGSKKLGADLNLAWPTAQIGVMGAQGAVNILYRGHLKAVADAGGDVEAARADVVQQYEEELLNPYQAAELGYVDAVIAPSETRLQIARGLRALRDKRAANPAKKHGNIPL; encoded by the coding sequence ATGCACCAGGACCTGCAACCCGACCTCACCACGACGGCCGGGAAGCTCGCCGACTTCAGGAGGCGCAAGGCGCTCTCCGAGCAGCCCTCCGGTCCCGAGGCGATCGAGAAGCAGCACGAGCGCGGCAAGAACACCGCCAGGGAACGGATCGACCTCCTCGTCGACGAGGGTTCGTTCGTGGAGTTCGACGCCCTCGCGGTCCACCGGTCCACCGCCTTCGGCATGGAGCGGAAGAAACCGCTGGGTGACGGCGTGGTGTCCGGCTACGCGACCGTGGACGGCCGGCTGATCGCCGTCTACAGCCAGGACTTCTCCGTCTACGGCGGTTCGCTCAGCCAGGTCAACGGCGAGAAGATCGTCAAGGTGCAGGAGTTCGCCCTGCGCAACGGCTGCCCGGTGGTCGGCATCAACGACGGCGGCGGCGCCCGCATCCAGGAGGGCGTGGCATCGCTCGCCATGTTCGCCGACATCTTCCGCAACAACGTCCACGCCTCCGGCGTGGTCCCGCAGATCTCGCTCATCATGGGACCGTGTGCCGGGGGCGCCGCCTACTCCCCCGCACTGACCGACGTCGTGGTGATGGTGGACAAGACCTCGCACATGTTCATCACGGGTCCCGACGTCATCAAGACGGTGACGGGCGAGGACGTGGACATGGAGACCCTCGGCGGGGCACGGCAGCACAACACGACGACGGGCACCTCCGCCTACCTCGCGACGGACGAGGCCGATGCGATCGGCTTCGTCCGTGAACTGCTCGACTTCCTGCCGTCGAACAACCTCGCCGAGGCTCCGCTGACCGCGTTCGTGGAGGAGCCCGACATCACGGACGAGGACCTCGCCCTCGACGACCTCATCCCCGACGCGGCGAACCAGCCGTACGACATGCATGCGGTCATCGCCGCCGTCGTCGACGACGGCCACTTCCTCGAGCTGCAGGCCCTCTACGCACCCAACGTCGTCACCGGCTATGCGCGCGTCGAGGGGCACACCATCGGGATCGTGGCCAACCAGCCCCTGCAGTTCGCCGGCACCCTCGACATCAACGCCTCCGAGAAGGCTGCCCGCTTCGTGCGGCACTGCGACGCCTTCAACATCCCGATCCTGACCCTCGTGGACGTGCCCGGTTTCCTGCCCGGCAAGGACCAGGAGTTCCAGGGCATCATCCGGCGCGGAGCCAAGCTGCTCTACGCCTACGCCGAGGCCACCGTGCCGAAGCTGACGGTCATCACGCGCAAGGCGTACGGCGGCGCGTACATCGTCATGGGCTCCAAGAAGCTCGGAGCGGATCTCAACCTCGCCTGGCCAACGGCGCAGATCGGCGTCATGGGCGCGCAGGGGGCCGTCAACATCCTCTACCGCGGCCACCTCAAGGCCGTGGCCGACGCCGGCGGGGACGTCGAGGCGGCCCGCGCCGACGTCGTGCAGCAGTACGAGGAGGAGCTGCTGAACCCGTACCAGGCGGCCGAGCTCGGGTACGTCGACGCTGTCATCGCCCCGTCCGAGACACGGCTCCAGATCGCCCGCGGGCTCCGCGCGCTGCGCGACAAGCGGGCGGCCAACCCCGCCAAGAAGCATGGGAACATCCCGCTGTGA